A single Nostoc sp. GT001 DNA region contains:
- a CDS encoding protein-arginine deiminase family protein produces the protein MRKLLEVERFDERRSASKERSQNYEDVLIVGQPVQISLKKLAPTQTKLVILNTSGEVELFTSTDQIVPTQTHLSLEQFPEINLLSRTFSDQIKDRSLQISFQDDNDRQLSLVQLKLTVVRVCLDIDADRDGVIDEDNPQKADWKWGINGHGAVLLVNSDRDIVYSNQEDDDTERLIKGLLDLKDFSFMTVRKTGLRDLPSGYELYLSVNKDIAKKIRIYDELERDGYELMGSGRTTAKIRDTDRDILLAIEGLSYPDFDFPGIVEITLSLVKDEKSLYSDKVIFRVAPWIMTPNTLSPIAVFVSRLSNGVNKEFIEELRKVVGKANAQLDIVPFEFHQDDRWMQDEIEIGYTQAPGHLMYVVFDSPRDRGLVDFPKTKLLGIDFGYVTRKSRYEATKLDSFGNLEVSPPVTVKGVHYPFGRLIFGGTRKEIIPQPRRMLKVLRDFLYAQEIQAPFEIFSDWLSVGHIDEFMTFVPAPTSKGFKLLLASTEQFYNILKRLREQGHAHVLLRQGKRFSSGPADISVSDVLADEKLNEHNHRFQEYINWNREVLKQELDLSEEDIIELPALFENDRDGRAETFSPNMVNMIVLKQHLGIPKPFGPKINNQCQFETYVKQVLEPLGLVCHFIDDWEPYFLGRGEIHCGTNTRRQPFPQKWWEVEPAFLKKVSF, from the coding sequence ATGAGAAAGTTATTAGAAGTTGAAAGATTTGATGAGCGTCGTTCAGCTTCTAAAGAAAGAAGCCAAAATTATGAGGATGTTCTAATTGTCGGTCAGCCAGTACAAATCTCTTTAAAAAAACTAGCTCCTACCCAAACTAAACTTGTAATTTTAAACACTAGCGGGGAAGTTGAACTATTTACTAGTACCGACCAAATAGTTCCTACACAAACCCATCTTTCTTTGGAACAATTTCCAGAAATTAATCTCTTGTCAAGAACCTTTAGCGATCAAATCAAAGACCGTTCTTTGCAAATCAGTTTTCAAGATGATAATGATCGTCAGCTAAGTCTTGTACAACTGAAGTTAACTGTTGTTCGGGTTTGTTTAGATATTGATGCAGATCGCGATGGAGTTATTGACGAAGATAATCCCCAAAAAGCTGATTGGAAGTGGGGCATTAATGGTCATGGTGCAGTTTTATTAGTGAATAGCGATCGCGACATTGTTTATTCTAATCAAGAAGATGATGATACAGAAAGGTTAATAAAAGGTTTGCTCGATCTGAAAGATTTTAGCTTTATGACTGTTCGTAAAACTGGTTTGAGAGATTTACCCTCTGGATACGAGCTTTATTTGTCAGTTAATAAAGACATAGCCAAAAAGATTCGCATCTATGATGAATTAGAGAGAGATGGTTATGAGTTAATGGGCTCAGGAAGAACAACAGCAAAAATTAGGGATACCGACCGAGATATTCTCTTAGCAATTGAGGGACTAAGTTATCCTGATTTTGATTTTCCTGGCATAGTTGAGATTACTTTAAGTCTAGTAAAAGATGAAAAATCTCTCTACAGTGATAAAGTTATCTTCAGAGTCGCACCTTGGATTATGACTCCGAATACTTTATCTCCGATCGCAGTCTTTGTTTCTCGGTTATCAAATGGAGTTAACAAGGAATTTATTGAGGAACTGAGAAAAGTTGTTGGAAAAGCGAACGCGCAGCTAGATATTGTTCCTTTTGAATTTCATCAGGATGACCGTTGGATGCAAGACGAGATTGAGATTGGTTATACTCAAGCTCCAGGACATCTAATGTACGTGGTCTTTGATTCTCCCCGTGATCGAGGATTAGTTGACTTCCCCAAAACCAAACTTTTAGGCATTGACTTTGGTTATGTAACCCGCAAAAGCCGCTATGAGGCTACAAAATTAGACTCTTTTGGCAACTTAGAAGTTTCTCCACCAGTAACCGTTAAAGGCGTTCATTATCCCTTTGGTCGTCTGATTTTTGGAGGAACTCGCAAAGAAATTATTCCACAGCCGCGTCGAATGTTAAAGGTGTTACGAGATTTTCTTTACGCTCAAGAAATTCAAGCACCTTTTGAAATCTTTTCTGATTGGTTGAGTGTAGGACATATTGATGAGTTTATGACTTTTGTTCCTGCTCCTACCTCTAAAGGTTTTAAACTACTTTTAGCTAGTACTGAACAATTTTATAACATTCTCAAACGGTTACGAGAACAAGGTCATGCTCATGTATTATTACGGCAAGGAAAACGATTTTCTAGTGGGCCAGCTGATATTAGTGTGTCAGATGTCCTAGCTGATGAAAAATTGAATGAGCATAATCATCGCTTTCAAGAATACATTAATTGGAATCGAGAGGTTTTAAAACAAGAATTAGATTTAAGCGAAGAAGATATTATCGAACTGCCTGCTTTGTTTGAAAATGATAGAGATGGACGAGCAGAAACTTTTTCCCCTAACATGGTCAACATGATAGTTTTGAAGCAGCATCTCGGTATTCCTAAACCTTTTGGCCCTAAGATTAATAATCAATGCCAATTTGAAACTTATGTTAAACAAGTTTTAGAACCCTTGGGTTTAGTTTGCCATTTTATCGATGATTGGGAGCCATAT
- a CDS encoding SDR family oxidoreductase, producing MNYDIKDKTILVTGANRGIGKAIVESFIEHGATKVYAAVRQLNSVFSLVEQYGLRVVPIQVDLGDPQSIVAAAKTALDVQIVVNNAGVFQAGTPLAEDAIAALEFQMKINVYGLIYMAQAFAPVLKANGGGVFAQINSVASLKGFPDSATYCASKAAAYSITQALRELLSEQGTIVLSVHPGPIATDMGDAAGMNEVAQPPTLVADGIIKALKAGDFHVFPDSVAKQMGDAYKSFAQNVVQVPST from the coding sequence ATGAACTACGACATCAAAGACAAAACCATTTTGGTTACGGGCGCAAATCGCGGCATCGGCAAGGCGATAGTTGAGTCGTTTATTGAACACGGAGCCACCAAAGTCTATGCGGCTGTTCGTCAGCTCAACAGTGTCTTCTCATTGGTTGAACAATACGGCTTACGAGTAGTACCAATTCAGGTTGATTTAGGTGATCCCCAATCTATTGTTGCTGCTGCTAAAACTGCCCTAGATGTGCAAATAGTTGTCAATAATGCAGGAGTTTTTCAAGCTGGAACTCCCCTAGCTGAGGATGCGATCGCCGCTCTCGAATTTCAGATGAAGATCAATGTATATGGATTGATCTACATGGCTCAGGCATTTGCCCCGGTACTCAAAGCCAATGGAGGTGGTGTCTTTGCCCAAATCAATTCTGTTGCTTCGCTCAAGGGTTTCCCCGACTCTGCGACTTACTGTGCCTCAAAAGCTGCGGCCTATTCAATCACCCAGGCATTACGAGAACTATTGAGTGAGCAGGGCACAATTGTGCTAAGTGTTCACCCTGGCCCGATTGCCACGGATATGGGCGATGCGGCAGGAATGAATGAGGTTGCACAGCCACCTACACTTGTGGCAGATGGGATAATAAAAGCTCTCAAAGCTGGGGATTTTCACGTCTTTCCTGACTCGGTGGCTAAACAAATGGGCGATGCTTATAAAAGCTTTGCCCAAAATGTCGTTCAGGTGCCATCAACTTAA
- a CDS encoding NADP-dependent oxidoreductase: MTSSINQQILLKSRPLGEPKESDFALVETPIPEPGEGEVLNRTIYLSLDPYMRGRMSDRESYAAPVELGSVMVGGTVSQVMKSNHPQFSTGDFVLGYDGWQAYGISKGETLRKLDPNQARISYALGVTGMPGMTAYFALLDVGQLKIGETVVVSAASGAVGSVVGQIAKIKGSHVVGVAGSDAKCNYVTKELGFDACINRKTQELSSALKAACPNGVDVYFDNTASPILEAVLQHINQGARIPLVGLISQYNAENSPPGPNLMPLLVKRALIKGFLVGDYQHRQAEFVKDVSGWLQEGKLKYKEDVVQKLENAPHAFIGLLQGKNFGKLIVQVSDDPTR; this comes from the coding sequence ATGACTAGTTCAATTAACCAACAAATCTTACTCAAAAGCCGTCCACTTGGAGAACCAAAAGAGAGCGATTTTGCCCTTGTCGAAACACCAATTCCAGAACCAGGGGAAGGTGAAGTTCTCAATCGGACGATCTACCTGTCCCTTGACCCTTATATGCGCGGTCGTATGAGCGATCGCGAGTCTTATGCTGCTCCAGTAGAACTGGGGTCTGTGATGGTCGGTGGCACAGTTAGCCAAGTGATGAAATCTAACCATCCCCAATTCTCAACCGGAGATTTTGTGCTTGGTTATGACGGCTGGCAAGCCTATGGCATATCGAAAGGCGAAACTTTGCGTAAGCTTGACCCCAATCAAGCTCGCATTTCCTATGCGTTGGGTGTAACAGGAATGCCCGGAATGACGGCATACTTTGCTCTGCTTGATGTTGGGCAACTCAAAATTGGCGAAACGGTTGTTGTCTCTGCCGCCTCTGGTGCAGTCGGTTCTGTAGTGGGTCAAATTGCCAAAATCAAAGGCTCTCACGTGGTAGGAGTCGCTGGGAGTGATGCAAAATGCAATTATGTGACGAAAGAATTAGGGTTTGATGCCTGTATTAACCGTAAAACTCAAGAACTGAGTTCAGCCCTAAAAGCTGCTTGTCCGAATGGGGTCGATGTTTACTTTGACAATACAGCTAGCCCGATTTTAGAAGCGGTGTTGCAGCACATTAATCAAGGAGCAAGAATCCCATTGGTTGGTTTAATCTCACAGTATAATGCCGAAAATTCTCCTCCTGGCCCTAATTTAATGCCGCTGTTGGTTAAACGGGCGTTAATCAAAGGATTTCTTGTGGGTGATTACCAACATCGGCAGGCAGAGTTTGTCAAAGATGTTTCTGGGTGGTTGCAAGAAGGTAAGCTCAAGTACAAGGAAGATGTTGTACAGAAACTGGAAAACGCCCCGCACGCCTTCATAGGCTTACTACAAGGGAAAAACTTCGGGAAGCTGATTGTTCAAGTCAGCGACGATCCGACACGATAA